The Candidatus Eisenbacteria bacterium genome has a segment encoding these proteins:
- the sixA gene encoding phosphohistidine phosphatase SixA, translated as MPDFIIMRHGEAHPPGVDPERGLTGVGREAAVRTAERLAADGVRVDRTLHSGKKRAAETAEILHRRIGNGGEPEVLAGLRPGDAVEGAILEMQKSAVGLAVVGHLPHLGRMIARLLGGDGEPTLRTAEAVHLRRTGDTWKTIRVYPPE; from the coding sequence ATGCCCGATTTCATCATCATGCGTCACGGCGAAGCGCACCCACCCGGCGTGGACCCGGAGAGGGGGCTGACCGGCGTGGGCCGCGAGGCGGCGGTTCGGACCGCGGAGCGTCTCGCCGCCGACGGCGTGCGCGTCGACCGGACCCTCCACAGCGGGAAGAAGCGCGCCGCTGAAACGGCGGAGATCCTGCACCGGCGGATCGGGAACGGGGGCGAGCCGGAAGTCCTTGCCGGGCTCCGCCCCGGCGACGCGGTGGAAGGGGCCATACTGGAAATGCAAAAATCGGCGGTGGGCTTGGCCGTGGTCGGGCATCTCCCCCACCTCGGCCGCATGATCGCCCGGCTCCTCGGCGGCGACGGGGAACCGACGCTCCGCACCGCCGAAGCGGTTCACCTACGAAGGACCGGCGACACCTGGAAAACGATCCGCGTCTATCCCCCCGAATAA